A section of the Archocentrus centrarchus isolate MPI-CPG fArcCen1 chromosome 20, fArcCen1, whole genome shotgun sequence genome encodes:
- the LOC115799161 gene encoding LOW QUALITY PROTEIN: uracil nucleotide/cysteinyl leukotriene receptor (The sequence of the model RefSeq protein was modified relative to this genomic sequence to represent the inferred CDS: deleted 2 bases in 1 codon; substituted 1 base at 1 genomic stop codon), with amino-acid sequence MWVYFILGVCVXIQKWIRKTQDFSLLHCLSLVRTLLFWKQTHTAVLHYHYRLILCATAMNVSEEERGNFYGTVGALWNCFLSIFYILIFIIAMPGNALALWAFFHQKSTSPSRVFLKNLSVADLSYVLILPMRIVYHLSDSHWPFGHILCQLSGFLFYLNMYCSLYLMSFISLERFLAVVLPIKSQSVRKPLYANIAVGILWVIVIVSMSPTLFSGKNPANSSGICNKLYLEKTNPKALVSTIVAFAIPLTTIVVSYILILLKLRTVQQQEERPVKDKAIKMIVLIVMNFLIAFVPYHVCRIIYIQQQSHGNITEALGRANQITSALTCISGIVDPVMYFFLNRAYRDTFLKLLCKNREDVI; translated from the exons ATGTGGGTGTACTTTATACTtggtgtttgtgtataaatacaAAAGTGGATACGCAAAACACAAGACTTCTCACTTCTTCATTGCCTGTCTCTGGTTCGTACACTGCTGTTTTGGAAGCAAACACAT ACTGCAGTTCTGCATTACCATTACAG GCTGATCCTCTGCGCAACAGCCATGAATGTTtctgaggaggagagagggaactTCTATGGCACTGTTGGAGCACTATGGAAttgttttctttccatattttacATACTGATTTTCATCATTGCAatgcctgggaatgccttggctCTGTGGGCCTTCTTTCACCAGAAAAGCACATCTCCATCAAGAGTCTTCTTGAAGAACCTCTCTGTAGCTGACTTATCTTATGTCCTCATTTTACCCATGCGCATAGTTtaccacctgtctgacagccACTGGCCCTTTGGGCACATCCTCTGTCAGTTATCAGGCTTCTTGTTCTACCTAAACATGTACTGTAGCCTCTACCTGATGAGTTTCATCAGCCTAGAGAGATTCCTGGCTGTGGTTTTACCTATAAAGTCACAGTCAGTTAGAAAGCCTTTGTATGCAAATATAGCCGTTGGCATACTTTGGGTGATTGTTATTGTGTCCATGAGTCCTACACTTTTCTCTGGAAAAAACCCAGCCAACTCATCAGGCATTTGCAACAAGCTGTACTTAGAAAAGACGAATCCAAAAGCTTTGGTTTCCACTATTGTTGCATTTGCTATTCCCCTCACCACCATTGTAGTTTCATACATACTGATTTTGCTCAAACTAAGAACAGTGCAGCAACAGGAAGAACGACCAGTGAAAGACAAAGCTATAAAAATGATTGTGCTCATTGTGATGAACTTCCTGATCGCCTTTGTGCCCTACCATGTGTGCAGGATAATCTACATTCAACAACAGAGCCATGGAAATATTACTGAGGCACTGGGAAGAGCCAATCAGATCACATCTGCACTGACCTGTATCAGTGGTATAGTGGATCCTGTGATGTATTTCTTCTTGAACCGTGCATACAGGGACACATTTCTTAAGCTGCTCTGTAAAAATAGGGAAGATGTCATATAA